The following proteins come from a genomic window of Sorghum bicolor cultivar BTx623 chromosome 3, Sorghum_bicolor_NCBIv3, whole genome shotgun sequence:
- the LOC8074962 gene encoding 3-ketoacyl-CoA synthase 5 — protein sequence MNTPLHVKFLKTMYRLVVNNFLVVVALAVAAAVVPRTSPHEEVLALVREIRPVHCLLVLLLAAAVAKLWRMGRPKDVYLVEYGCFRPKPCFRAPFATCLEHAHLMPYLVDEESVSFAIRLLERSGLGEETCVPEAYHYMPPDRSLEASRDETELVIFSAVDEVFARSSVRPEEIDVLIVNCSIFTPTPVFADMVVNRYKLRADVQSVNLSGMGCSAGLVSVGLAKNLLQTARPGTHVLIVSTEILSSQYYVGTERAMLLPNCLFRMGAAAMILSNSSERARYRLTRLVRTVTAARDADYRCVFQEEDDKGNTGIRLSKDLATTAGHALKSNIAAFGPLVLPASEQLLVALSLLKRKLLSGRAKVRLYRPDFRTAFEHICIHAGGRGVIDEVQHGLGLSDQDVEASRMTLHRFGNTSSSSVMYELAYIEAKGMMKKGDRIWMISFGAGFDCNSVAWECVKPPADADGPWVDSIHRYPVQLPEIVKDTSDDS from the coding sequence ATGAACACGCCACTGCATGTCAAGTTCCTCAAGACCATGTACAGGCTCGTCGTCAACAacttcctcgtcgtcgtcgccttggccgtcgccgccgccgtggtcCCGAGGACGAGCCCTCATGAGGAGGTGCTCGCGCTGGTGCGGGAGATCCGGCCTGTCCACTGTCTGCTGGTCCTGCTcctggccgccgccgtcgccaagcTGTGGCGCATGGGCCGGCCCAAGGACGTGTACCTCGTGGAGTACGGCTGCTTCCGGCCCAAGCCCTGCTTCCGAGCGCCCTTCGCGACGTGCCTGGAGCACGCGCACCTGATGCCGTACCTGGTGGACGAGGAGAGCGTCAGCTTCGCCATCCGCCTGCTGGAACGCTCCGGGCTCGGCGAGGAGACGTGCGTGCCGGAGGCGTACCACTACATGCCGCCAGACCGCAGCCTCGAGGCCTCCCGCGACGAGACGGAGCTGGTCATCTTCTCCGCCGTGGACGAGGTGTTCGCCAGGTCGAGCGTGAGGCCCGAGGAGATCGACGTGCTCATCGTCAACTGCAGCATCTTCACGCCCACGCCGGTGTTCGCCGACATGGTCGTCAACAGGTACAAGCTTCGAGCCGACGTGCAGAGCGTCAACCTGTCCGGGATGGGTTGCAGCGCGGGGCTCGTCTCCGTCGGCCTCGCCAAGAACCTCCTGCAGACGGCACGGCCGGGCACGCACGTCCTCATCGTGTCCACGGAGATCCTCTCGTCGCAGTACTACGTGGGCACGGAGCGCGCGATGCTGCTCCCCAACTGCCTCTTCCGCATGGGCGCCGCGGCCATGATCCTGTCCAACTCGTCGGAGCGCGCGCGGTACAGGCTCACCCGCCTGGTGCGCACCGTGACGGCGGCCCGCGACGCCGACTACCGGTGCGTGTTCCAGGAGGAGGACGACAAGGGCAACACTGGGATCCGTCTCTCCAAGGACCTCGCCACCACCGCCGGGCACGCGCTCAAGAGCAACATCGCCGCATTCGGACCCCTCGTCCTGCCGGCCTCGGAGCAGCTCCTCGTCGCGCTGTCCTTGCTCAAGCGGAAGCTCCTCAGCGGGCGCGCCAAGGTGAGGCTCTACCGACCGGACTTCCGCACGGCGTTCGAGCACATCTGCATCCATGCAGGCGGCCGCGGGGTGATCGACGAGGTCCAGCATGGCCTCGGCCTCTCCGACCAGGACGTGGAGGCGTCGCGGATGACGCTGCACCGGTTCGGGAACACGTCCAGCAGCTCCGTCATGTACGAGCTGGCCTACATCGAGGCCAAGGGGATGATGAAAAAGGGCGACCGGATTTGGATGATCTCCTTCGGCGCCGGCTTCGACTGCAACAGTGTTGCGTGGGAGTGCGTCAAGCCGCCGGCCGACGCTGACGGGCCGTGGGTCGACTCCATCCACCGCTACCCGGTGCAGCTCCCGGAAATCGTCAAGGACACATCTGATGACTCCTAA